The Numenius arquata chromosome 7, bNumArq3.hap1.1, whole genome shotgun sequence genome has a window encoding:
- the ZUP1 gene encoding zinc finger-containing ubiquitin peptidase 1 — protein MCSLTCTNIQILEEHVDLHLEEQSFSEGTDLELAQWLQTEEDKRQRSEEEKREREEFKKLQRQYGLDNSGGYKQQFLKNMEREVDRGKMQPFEYHKRKADMMECLAFGIDDGKTKTSGIIEALCKYYQNENKDVRHVWLSTGVDHFHSSLGDRGWGCGYRNFQMLLSSLLQNSLYNDCLRGLLGQCIPKIQSMIEDAWREGFDPHGASHFNNRLHGSKAWIGACEIYSLLTNLRIKCQIIDFHKPTGPMGTHPRLFEWILRYYSTDREGGAKVVCTSKPPIYLQHQGHSRTIVGIEEKKNRTLCLLLFDPGFSSQEMQKLLKQNNDGASLKLLRKFVGSLKETQYQIVAVDGVLSLEEKTARCHASRVLTSEKIP, from the exons ATGTGCAGTCTTACCTGTACAAACATTCAGATTCTTGAAGAACATGTGGATTTACACTTAGAGGAACAAAGCTTTTCAGAAGGTAC AGATCTAGAACTGGCTCAGTGGCTCCAGACTGAAGAAGACAAACGGCAGAGATCAGAAGAGGAGAAGCGAGAGAGGGAAGAATTTAAAAAGCTGCAG AGACAGTATGGCTTGGATAATTCTGGAGGCTACAAGCAGCAATTCCTGAAGAACATGGAAAGGGAAGTTGATAGAGGAAAGATGCAGCCGTTTGAGTATCACAAGAGAAAAGCTGATATGATGGAATGTTTGGCTTTTGGTATAGATGATGGGAAAACAAAGACCTCAG GAATCATTGAAGCATTGTGCAAGTACTATCAGAACGAAAACAAAGATGTGAGGCACGTATGGCTTTCAACAGGAGTAGATCACTTCCACTCATCTTTGGGCGACAGAGGCTGGGGTTGCGGTTACAGGAATTTCCAGATGCTCCTTTCCTCACTGTTGCAAAACAGCTTGTATAATGACTGCTTGAGAG GCTTACTAGGTCAATG TATACCAAAGATTCAGTCCATGATTGAAGATGCCTGGAGAGAAGGCTTTGATCCTCATGGGGCATCTCACTTCAACAACAGATTACATGGTTCCAAAGCATGGATAGGAGCATGTGAAATTTATTCACTGTTAACCAATCTCAGGATAAA GTGTCAAATCATTGACTTTCACAAACCAACTGGCCCTATGGGTACACACCCTCGTTTATTTGAGTGGATTTTGCGTTATTATTCTACAGATCGTGAAGGTGGTGCAAAGGTAGTGTGTACTTCCAAACCACCTATCTACTTGCAACATCAAG GTCATAGTCGTACCATTgttgggatagaagagaagaagAACAGAACCTTATGTTTGCTACTGTTTGACCCGGGATTTTCTTCCCAAGAAATGCAGAAATTGCTAAAACAAAACAACGATGGTGCTAGTCTCAAACTACTTCGGAAATTTGTGGGTAGCTTAAAAGAAACGCAATACCAGATAGTGGCTGTAGATGGTGTGCTCTCATTGGAAGAGAAAACt GCTCGCTGCCATGCTTCTCGGGTCTTAACATCAGAGAAGATTCCTTAA